In a genomic window of Sarcophilus harrisii chromosome 4, mSarHar1.11, whole genome shotgun sequence:
- the KANK4 gene encoding KN motif and ankyrin repeat domain-containing protein 4 — MEQPEAGEPAPPQGDREKEPAKAHPYSVETPYGFHLDLDFLKYVDDIEKGNTMKRIHVRRKAKQPKFSTLPRNFSLPDSGARPPVAPAPQALGLPAKGSEELPGDQPAAGGGEVSYRRRVLLAEAIRQAEAAEAEPDGGRGRPQLLRAASMPVTLLQAKASDEQSPGCALPEPLPLPQTLEEGAFSEGAFGPAEGFSDPHSRSPLASTQPQAKELAGLGPGVPNLVRDRPEHRDREEEPEDHICPPSQDPFPQDLPVVLESTEEELKAPEAELAATPGTPTPSPPPLPSPIPENGFPPEIELNISEILPPPPVEVNVRSIGVRVTEENLGLEPRTSEAAAVTWASALRHQIAFLERELSKKTEELERARAALRQQGEELRSKELSIQELVGAVAQLEARLSPGRAPGSRSDASVNTDPVSEACDKSVLAQLPVHAEAGPPPEGSPRELPPQEPGASPARPNHSYLSTELKIEEQDAEQEGGPQEGAHGGLGGSPSSLGTEGSSPGTEPRSSTPDITIGQYVKKIQELLHEQWTCLEHGYPELANAIKQPASKLSSIQSQLVSSLNLLLSAYSAQSPPEQEGASSGPPVPEISPSTSLKSIMKKRDYGFRAGGNGTKKNLQFVGVNGGYETTSSEETSGEDSASEGCSDSEADKKGPGPERKPGRAAEQGQQPVPGTGESTRSTGRESSTGGGEVAAAGTHHKSERYKPSEEFLSGCHLLSRHLPEVWSTTDQQLRQSLNAVSQEWFRVSSRKSSSPSIVAAYLREFQPSDPDFLKLLVNLADDNGNTALHYSVSHSNFPIVKLLLETGVCDVDRQNKAGYTAVMITPLASAETDEDMDVVGKLLKQGNVNIQAAQGGQTALMLGVSHDRGDMVKALLTCRADVNLQDHNGTTALMVATRHGHADMVKLLLAHPGCDAALTDKAGHTALSMALTSPAHGEIAELLWAHAEQGRSLGP, encoded by the exons ATGGAGCAGCCCGAGG CCGGAGAGCCGGCGCCGCCCCAAGGGGACAGGGAAAAGGAGCCCGCCAAAGCCCACCCGTACTCGGTGGAGACGCCCTATGGCTTCCACTTAGACCTGGACTTCCTGAAGTACGTGGACGACATCGAGAAGGGGAACACCATGAAGAGGATCCACGTCCGCAGGAAGGCCAAGCAGCCCAAATTCAGCACCCTGCCCCGCAACTTCAGCCTCCCCGACAGCGGGGCCAGGCCCCCCGTGGCCCCCGCCCCCCAGGCCCTGGGCCTGCCCGCAAAGGGGTCCGAGGAGCTCCCCGGGGACCAGCCCGCGGCTGGCGGGGGGGAGGTCAGCTACAGGAGGCGGGTGCTGCTGGCCGAGGCCATCCGCCAGGCGGAGGCCGCGGAGGCCGAGCCGGACGGCGGCCGGGGCCGGCCCCAGCTGCTGAGGGCCGCCAGCATGCCCGTGACCCTGCTGCAGGCCAAGGCCTCCGACGAGCAGAGCCCCGGCTGCGCCCTCCCTGAGCCCCTGCCTCTCCCGCAGACCCTGGAGGAAGGTGCTTTCTCAGAGGGGGCCTTTGGCCCCGCGGAGGGATTTTCAGACCCCCACAGCCGCAGCCCGCTAGCCTCCACTCAGCCCCAAGCGAAGGAGTTGGCGGGTCTGGGGCCGGGAGTTCCCAACCTTGTCCGGGATAGGCCCGAGCACCGGGACCGGGAGGAAGAGCCGGAGGACCACATCTGCCCCCCGAGCCAGGACCCCTTTCCCCAGGACCTGCCCGTGGTTCTGGAGAGCACGGAGGAGGAGCTAAAGGCTCCAGAGGCGGAGCTGGCGGCCACGCCGGGCACCCCAACCCCCAGCCCCCCGCCTCTCCCGTCGCCCATCCCAGAAAACGGATTCCCCCCTGAAATAGAACTGAACATCAGTGAAATCCTGCCTCCACCTCCCGTGGAGGTGAACGTCAGGAGCATCGGGGTCAGGGTGACCGAGGAGAACCTGGGCCTGGAGCCTCGGACCTCAGAGGCCGCCGCAGTCACCTGGGCGTCCGCCCTCAGGCACCAGATCGCCTTCCTGGAAAGGGAACTGTCCAAGAAGACAGAGGAGCTGGAGCGGGCCAGGGCGGCCCTTCGGCAGCAGGGAGAGGAGCTGAGAAGCAAGGAGCTCAGCATTCAGGAGCTGGTGGGCGCCGTGGCCCAGCTGGAAGCCCGGCTGAGCCCTGGGAGGGCCCCGGGCAGCCGCAGCGATGCCAGCGTGAACACCGACCCGGTCAGCGAGGCGTGTGACAAGAGCGTGCTGGCCCAGCTGCCTGTCCATGCAGAAGCTGGGCCCCCCCCGGAAGGCTCACCCCGAGAGCTCCCGCCACAGGAGCCCGGCGCCTCCCCCGCCAGGCCCAACCACAGCTATCTCTCCACCGAACTCAAGATCGAAGAGCAGGATGCCGAGCAAGAGGGCGGCCCCCAGGAGGGTGCCCATGGAGGCCTGGGGGGCTCCCCCTCCAGCCTGGGCACTGAGGGCTCCTCCCCGGGCACCGAGCCGCGGAGCTCTACCCCGGACATCACCATTGGCCAGTATGTGAAGAAGATCCAAGAGCTCCTTCACGAGCAGTGGACCTGCCTGGAGCACGGCTACCCTGAGCTGGCCAATGCCATCAAGCAGCCCGCCTCCAAACTCAGCTCCATCCAGAGCCAGCTCGTCAGCTCCCTCAACCTGCTGCTGTCGGCCTATTCGGCGCAGTCGCCACCGGAGCAGGAGGGTGCCAGCAGCGGACCCCCGGTCCCGG AGATCTCCCCGTCGACAAGCCTTAAGTCCATAATGAAAAAGCGAGACTATGGCTTCCGTGCAGGAGGTAATGGGACCAAAAAGAACCTTCAGTTTGTTGGGGTTAACGGTGG CTACGAGACGACCTCCAGTGAGGAGACCAGTGGCGAAGACAGCGCCTCGGAGGGCTGTTCTGACAGCGAAGCGGACAAGAAGGGCCCTGGCCCCGAACGCAAGCCGGGCAGAGCTGCCGAGCAGGGCCAGCAGCCGGTTCCGGGCACGGGGGAGAGCACCCGGAGCACGGGCCGGGAGAGCAGTACCGGCGGGGGCGAAGTGGCTGCAGCTGGGACTcatcacaagtctgagag ATATAAGCCCTCAGAAGAATTTCTGTCCGGATGCCATCTGTTGAGCAGACATCTGCCTGAAGTTTGGAGCACCACTGACCAGCAATTG AGGCAGAGCTTGAATGCCGTCAGCCAAGAGTGGTTCCGCGTCTCAAGTCGGAAGTCGTCCAGCCCCTCCATTGTCGCAGCCTATCTCAGGGAGTTCCAGCCCAGTGACCCCGACTTCCTCAAGCTGCTCGTCAACTTGGCAGATGACAACGGGAACACGGCTCTTCACTACAGTGTCTCCCACTCCAACTTCCCCATCGTCAAACTGCTGCTCGAGACAG GTGTGTGTGATGTGGACCGCCAGAACAAGGCTGGTTACACGGCAGTGATGATCACCCCCCTGGCCTCCGCGGAGACAGATGAAGACATGGACGTGGTCGGGAAACTGTTGAAGCAAGGAAATGTGAACATTCAGGCGGCTCAG GGAGGTCAGACCGCGCTGATGCTGGGCGTGAGCCACGACAGGGGGGACATGGTGAAGGCCCTGCTGACCTGTCGTGCCGACGTCAACCTTCAGGACCACAACGGGACGACGGCCCTCATGGTGGCCACTCGCCACGGCCACGCGGACATGGTAAAGCTCCTCCTCGCTCATCCGGGCTGTGACGCCGCCCTGACCGACAAG GCTGGCCACACGGCCTTGTCCATGGCCTTGACGTCACCAGCCCACGGGGAAATTGCTGAACTCTTGTGGGCCCACGCAGAGCAAGGCAGGTCCTTGGGGCCATAG